In Zerene cesonia ecotype Mississippi chromosome 17, Zerene_cesonia_1.1, whole genome shotgun sequence, a single genomic region encodes these proteins:
- the LOC119833527 gene encoding delta-sarcoglycan-like, whose product MDTHSLGRTRQTPAARNHIVYTDHKGRKIPYADKITPEPILNNNAARDTKADSIRNSYNSQFKVGIYGWRKKCLYILVMALMFMMIINLALTLWVLKVLDFNSEGMGQLRIVPGGLQLLGQALVLDSLFASSVKSRRGHPISIESSRNFTVSTRDAHGIVQSRLFLSHDRLEVNVGRLEVRDARGSLLLGAGHDAVTVGADNLLVASPAGASFNTAVQTPLVKAPPSKQLMLESPTRSLEMHAAQNIALESRAGDISASCLTTFRLRSVAGSIRLDAPSIYMPKLKSALPLPPSAAHSHDPHHQNIYQLCACANGKLFLAPPHGVCAAREESLICR is encoded by the exons GATTCCTTATGCCGACAAGATCACTCCGGAGCCAATCCTCAACAACAATGCGGCTCGGGACACAAAGGCGGACTCGATCAGGAACAGTTATAATAGCCAATTCAAAGTTGGCATTTACGGCTGGCGGAAGAAATGCCTTTACATTCTTGTCATGGCACTCATGTTTATGATGATTATAAATCTCGCATTGACGCTTTGGGTTTTGAaagttttagattttaattcg GAAGGAATGGGTCAGCTCCGAATAGTGCCAGGTGGTCTACAGTTACTCGGACAAGCTCTAGTGTTAGATTCGTTGTTTGCTTCAAGCGTAAAGTCGCGACGCGGCCATCCGATATCCATCGAATCTTCGAGAAATTTTACAGTTTCCACGCGAGATGCTCATGGCATTGTTCAGAGTAGATTGTTTTTAA GTCACGATCGCTTAGAAGTGAATGTGGGGCGGTTAGAAGTACGTGACGCTCGCGGGAGCTTGCTGCTCGGCGCGGGCCACGATGCGGTGACGGTGGGCGCAGATAACTTGCTAGTAGCCAGCCCTGCCGGCGCGTCTTTCAACACCGCAGTACAAACTCCGCTCGTTAAAGCGCCGCCGTCTAAACAATTGAT GCTGGAATCTCCGACGCGTTCACTAGAGATGCACGCGGCACAAAATATTGCGCTGGAGTCGCGCGCTGGTGACATCAGTGCTAGTTGCCTCACCACGTTCCGCCTGCGGTCTGTCGCCGGATCG ATAAGATTAGACGCGCCAAGTATATACATGCCCAAGCTAAAATCTGCACTACCACTACCACCGTCGGCGGCACATTCTCACGACCCTCATCATCAGAATATCTACCAGCTATGTGCGTGTGCGAACGGCAAGTTATTTCTTGCGCCACCCCATGGGGTTTGCGCAGCGAGAGAGGAGAGTCTTATATGCCGATGA